The following DNA comes from Acidimicrobiia bacterium.
TCGGTGGTCTACCTTATCTTCGTGAGCGAGCGGAACCCTAGGTGGCTGGTGTCTTTCGTGGGTCTGAGTGCTCGCGATCCGGGTCGGTTTCTGGGAGAATCACATGACTGTAGTTTCCGATTCGGAGCGGCTGATGAGATTGGGACTGGCTGGATGGCAAGGCGACCTGTTGGATGATGTGAACCGGTTCTGCGATCAGGCGTTGGCGGAGTCCTCGGTGTATGCGGTGTTGCACCGGGAACGTGACCGCCTGTTCGGTGACGAGCTGTTTTCTGATTTGTTCTCTGATCGGGGGCGGCGCTCGGTGCCACCTTCGGTGGTGGCCACGGTGATGGTGCTCCAACGCTTGGAGGGACTGTCGGATCGGGAGGCGACCGAGCGTTACACCTTCGATACCCGCTGGCGGTATGCGGCGGGGGTG
Coding sequences within:
- a CDS encoding transposase, with the protein product MTVVSDSERLMRLGLAGWQGDLLDDVNRFCDQALAESSVYAVLHRERDRLFGDELFSDLFSDRGRRSVPPSVVATVMVLQRLEGLSDREATERYTFDTRWRYAAGV